From the Chiroxiphia lanceolata isolate bChiLan1 chromosome 13, bChiLan1.pri, whole genome shotgun sequence genome, one window contains:
- the LOC116793271 gene encoding probable D-lactate dehydrogenase, mitochondrial, with protein MALRRVLALGTALGRRSCCSKPSLPPDFVEALSAVVGAPNVSTATAVREQHGHDESMHPCAPPDAVVWPQSVGQVQELAALCYRRRVPMVPFGTGTGLEGGVNAVQGGVCFDLSRMDTIAELSLEDFSVTVEPGVTRKALNSHLRGTGLWFPVGTVGVVGPWGRGSHH; from the exons ATGGCCCTGCGGCGGGTGCTGGCgctggggacagccctggggcgccgcagctgctgctccaag CCCTCGCTGCCGCCCGACTTTGTGGAGGCCCTGAGCGCCGTGGTCGGGGCCCCCAACGTCTCCACGGCCACGGCGGTGCGGGAGCAGCACGGCCACGATGAGTCCATGCACCC ctgtgcccccccGGACGCCGTGGTGTGGCCCCAGTCGGTGGGGCAGGTCCAGGAGTTGGCCGCGCTCTGCTACCGCCGCCGTGTGCCCATGGTGCCCTTTGGCACCGGCACCGGCCTCGAGGGCGGTGTCAATGCCGTGCAG ggcgGCGTCTGCTTCGACCTGAGCCGCATGGACACCATCGCGGAGCTGAGCCTCGAGGACTTCTCGGTGACAGTGGAGCCCGGTGTCACCCGCAAGGCCCTCAACAGCCACCTGCGTGGCACCGGGCTCTGGTTCCCTGTCGGTACCGTGGGCGTGGTGGGGCCATGGGGCCGGGGGTCACACCACTGA
- the LOC116793269 gene encoding chymotrypsinogen 2-like translates to MALLWLLSCLALVGFARAALPEDCGVPAIAPVVRGYTRIVNGEPAVPGSWPWQVSLQRYGSFHFCGGSLISENWVVTAAHCGVRKTDKVVVGAYDQNNPSTAQQKLTIEKVFKNPKFNLLTVRDDITLIKLATPAQFSDRVSPVCLPKATDEFPGGTTCVTTGWGLTDSSDSETPAVLQQAALPLLTNAQCKEFWGYRIRDVMVCAGADGASSCMGDSGGPLVCQKDGAWTLVGIVSWGSSTCDTQTPGVYARVTELRDWIDSILEAN, encoded by the exons AtggctctgctgtggctgctgagctgcctggcACTGGTGGGCTTTGCCCGTGCGGCCCTCCCTGAGG ACTGCGGCGTGCCCGCCATCGCCCCCGTCGTCCGTGGCTACACCCGCATCGTCAACGGGGAGCCGGCAGTGCCGGGGTCCTGGCCatggcaggtgtccctgcag CGCTACGGGAGCTTCCACTTCTGCGGCGGGTCCCTGATCAGCGAGAACTGGGTGGTCACCGCTGCCCACTGCGGCGTCAG GAAAACCGACAAAGTGGTGGTGGGTGCCTATGACCAGAACaaccccagcactgctcagcagaagCTGACCATTGAGAAG GTCTTCAAGAACCCCAAGTTCAACCTGCTGACCGTCCGTGACGACATCACCCTGATCAAACTGGCCACTCCAGCGCAGTTCTCGGACCGCGTGTCCCCCGTCTGCCTGCCCAAGGCCACCGACGAGTTCCCGGGGGGCACGACCTGCGTCACCACCGGCTGGGGGCTCACTGACTCCAGTG ACTCAGAGACACcggctgtgctgcagcaggcggctctgcccctgctcacCAACGCCCAGTGCAAGGAGTTCTGGGGCTACCGCATCCGCGACGTGATGGTCTGTGCCGGCGCCGACGGAGCCTCCTCCTGCATG GGTGACTCCGGGGGCCCGCTGGTGTGCCAGAAGGACGGCGCCTGGACCCTGGTGGGCATCGtgtcctggggcagcagcacctgcGACACGCAGACGCCCGGCGTCTACGCCCGTGTCACCGAGCTCCGCGACTGGATCGACTCCATCCTGGAGGCCAACTGA
- the BCAR1 gene encoding breast cancer anti-estrogen resistance protein 1 isoform X2: protein MNYLNVLAKALYDNVAESPDELSFRKGDIMTVLERNTQGLDGWWLCSLHGRQGIVPGNRLKILVGMYDKKQQQQQQAPGPAQGQAPPQPSVPQPALPYHHQGGYTPLSPASQYTPMHPAYAPQGDNVYLMPVPNKGQQSLYPGSAPTGQFPPAPAKQPPTFPKQAPPHTFPSPGQEIYQVPPSLGQAAEAYPGGSASPPQDVYQVPPSAGQAQEIYQVPPSLDMRSWEGHKPQGKVLVPTRMGQVYVYDSPKGEQVEYDFPRHLISTGSQEIYDVPPVRGGVPSQFSQEVYDTPPMAVKGPNGQDPGQEIYDVPPSVEKNLPQTVYDVPPSVSKDVPDGPAREETYDVPPAFAKQKTFDPSRHPLVLTQQEPYLPEDVYDVPPAAGKGAPEQPLSHEIYDVPPSLKKLGGSTFPSQEVYDVPRDLHAQGKGSVDTEGEYIYDVPPQVDREAKGADAKRLSASSTGSTRSNISTSSLDVVPVKEPAKGAGKEFSLDLDAAMETLAKLQHGVSSAVSYLMSFIGTNWRSPEHMEANATSIRGAAEGVRTALRDLLEFARGAVGNAAQASDRSLYAKLSKQLQKMEEVYQALARHGQALDACHWAPSALTSSKPGTDDLEHFIMHSRGVPDDTKQLASFLHGNASLLFKRTKPAAESGGHGPPHPSDKASSIQSRPLPSPPKLLAQESPDGPYENSESGWMEDYDYVHLQGKEEFEKTQKELLEKGNIIRQSKDQLEHQQLKQFERLEQEVSRPIDNDLSNWSPSQHYGPARGSGALCPADRQLLLFYLEQCEANLTTFTNAVDAFFTAVSTNQPPKIFVAHSKFVILSAHKLVFIGDTLSRQAKAQDVQHKVMHYSNLLCEMLKEIVATTKAAALHYPSPAASKDMVERVKELANSTQQFRMVLGQLAAM from the exons ATGAACTACCTG AACGTGCTGGCCAAGGCGCTGTACGACAACGTGGCCGAGTCCCCGGACGAGCTCTCCTTCCGCAAGGGCGACATCATGACGGTGCTGGAGCGCAACACGCAGGGGCTGGACGGCTGGTGGCTCTGCTCGCTCCACGGCCGGCAGGGCATCGTCCCCGGGAACCGCCTCAAGATCCTGGTGGGGATGTACgacaagaagcagcagcagcagcagcaagcgCCCGGCCCGGCGCAGGGGCAGGCGCCGCCGCAGCCGTCGGTGCCCCAGCCGGCTCTGCCGTACCACCACCAAGGGGGATACACCCCGCTGTCGCCCGCCTCGCAGTACACACCCATGCACCCTGCTTATGCCCCCCAAGGGGACAACGTCTACCTGATGCCGGTCCCCAACAAGGGACAGCAGAGTCTGTACCCGGGCTCGGCACCCACCGGACAGTTTCCTCCTGCCCCGGCTAAGCAGCCGCCCACCTTCCCGAAGCAGGCACCTCCCCACACCTTCCCCAGCCCCGGCCAGGAGATCTACCAGGTGCCCCCCTCCCTGGGCCAGGCAGCAGAGGCGTACCCCGGGGGCTCTGCCAGTCCTCCCCAGGATGTCTACCAGGTTCCTCCCTCAGCTGGTCAGGCTCAAGAAATCTACCAGGTGCCCCCGTCGCTGGAcatgaggagctgggaagggcacAAGCCCCAGGGAAAG GTGCTGGTGCCCACCCGCATGGGGCAGGTGTATGTCTATGACTCCCCCAAGGGTGAGCAGGTTGAGTATGATTTCCCTCGCCATCTCATCTCCACGGGCTCCCAGGAGATCTACGATGTGCCACCTGTCCGAGGGGGGGTCCCGAGCCAGTTCAGCCAGGAG GTCTATGACACTCCCCCCATGGCAGTGAAGGGTCCCAATGGGCAGGACCCAGGGCAGGAGATCTACGATGTGCCTCCCAGCGTGGAGAAGAACCTGCCCCAAACT GTGTACGACGTCCCCCCCTCGGTCAGCAAGGACGTGCCGGATGGCCCGGCACGGGAGGAGACCTACGACGTGCCCCCCGCCTTCGCCAAGCAGAAAACCTTCGACCCCTCCCGCCACCCCCTCGTCCTGACCCAGCAGGAGCCCTACTTGCCAGAGGATGTCTATGATGTGCCACCGGCAGCTGGGAAGGGTGCTCCTGAGCAACCGCTCTCCCACGAGATCTACGACGTGCCCCCCAGCCTCAAGAAGCTGGGGGGATccaccttcccctcccaggAGGTGTACGACGTGCCCCGGGACCTGCACGCCCAGGGTAAGGGCTCCGTGGACACGGAAGGCGAGTACATCTACGATGTCCCACCGCAAGTGGACCGCGAGGCCAAGGGCGCCGACGCCAAGCGCCTCTCAGCCTCCAGCACGGGCAGCACCCGCAGCAACATCTCCACGTCCTCACTGGATGTGGTGCCCGTGAAGGAGCCGGCCAAGGGAGCCGGCAAGGAGTTCTCCCTGGACTTGGACGCCGCTATGGAGACACTGGCCAAGCTCCAGCACGGCGTCAGCAGCGCCGTCTCCTACCTCATGTCCTTTATCGGCACCAACTGGCGCAGCCCCGAGCACATGGAGGCCAACGCCACCAGCATCCGCGGCGCGGCCGAGGGCGTCCGGACGGCCCTCCGGGACCTGCTGGAGTTTGCCCGGGGGGCAGTGGGCAATGCTGCCCAGGCCTCGGACCGCTCCCTGTACGCCAAGCTAagcaagcagctgcagaagATGGAGGAGGTCTACCAGGCCCTGGCACGGCACGGCCAAGCGCTGGACGCTTGCCACTGGGCCCCCAGTGCGCTGACCAGCAGCAAGCCGGGCACGGATGACTTGGAGCACTTCATCATGCACTCACGTGGTGTCCCCGATGACACCAAGCAGTTGGCTTCCTTCCTGCATGGCAATGCCTCCCTCCTCTTCAAACGGACAAAGCCGGCGGCGGAGAGCGGTGGCCATGGGCCCCCTCACCCCTCCGACAAAGCCAGCAGCATCCAGTCCCggcccctgccctccccacccAAGCTGCTGGCCCAGGAGTCGCCCGACGGGCCCTACGAGAACAGTGAGAGCGGCTGGATGGAGGACTACGACTATGTCCATCTCCag GGCAAGGAGGAGTTTGAGAAGAcccagaaggagctgctggagaaaggcAACATCATCCGGCAGAGCAAGGACCAGCTGGAGCACCAGCAG CTGAAGCAGTTTGAGcggctggagcaggaggtgtcGCGCCCCATCGACAATGACCTGTCCAACTGGAGCCCCTCCCAGCACTATGGCCCGGCGCGGGGCAGCGGGGCCCTGTGTCCTGCCGACCGCCAGCTCCTCCTCTTCTACCTGGAGCAGTGCGAGGCCAACCTTACCACATTCACCAACGCTGTCGACGCCTTCTTCACCGCCGTCAGCACCAACCAACCCCCCAAGATCTTCGTGGCCCACAGCAAGTTCGTCATCCTCAGCGCCCACAAGCTCGTCTTCATTGGGGACACGCTGTCCCGCCAGGCCAAGGCCCAGGACGTCCAGCACAAGGTGATGCACTACAGCAACCTCCTCTGTGAGATGCTCAAGGAGATCGTGGCGACCACCAAGGCAGCCGCCCTCCACTACCCTTCTCCTGCCGCGTCCAAGGACATGGTGGAGCGCGTCAAGGAACTCGCCAACAGCACGCAGCAGTTCAGGATGGTGCTGGGCCAGCTGGCAGCCATGTGA
- the BCAR1 gene encoding breast cancer anti-estrogen resistance protein 1 isoform X1, with amino-acid sequence MTPPRPAGPGSPPRRGALFQNVLAKALYDNVAESPDELSFRKGDIMTVLERNTQGLDGWWLCSLHGRQGIVPGNRLKILVGMYDKKQQQQQQAPGPAQGQAPPQPSVPQPALPYHHQGGYTPLSPASQYTPMHPAYAPQGDNVYLMPVPNKGQQSLYPGSAPTGQFPPAPAKQPPTFPKQAPPHTFPSPGQEIYQVPPSLGQAAEAYPGGSASPPQDVYQVPPSAGQAQEIYQVPPSLDMRSWEGHKPQGKVLVPTRMGQVYVYDSPKGEQVEYDFPRHLISTGSQEIYDVPPVRGGVPSQFSQEVYDTPPMAVKGPNGQDPGQEIYDVPPSVEKNLPQTVYDVPPSVSKDVPDGPAREETYDVPPAFAKQKTFDPSRHPLVLTQQEPYLPEDVYDVPPAAGKGAPEQPLSHEIYDVPPSLKKLGGSTFPSQEVYDVPRDLHAQGKGSVDTEGEYIYDVPPQVDREAKGADAKRLSASSTGSTRSNISTSSLDVVPVKEPAKGAGKEFSLDLDAAMETLAKLQHGVSSAVSYLMSFIGTNWRSPEHMEANATSIRGAAEGVRTALRDLLEFARGAVGNAAQASDRSLYAKLSKQLQKMEEVYQALARHGQALDACHWAPSALTSSKPGTDDLEHFIMHSRGVPDDTKQLASFLHGNASLLFKRTKPAAESGGHGPPHPSDKASSIQSRPLPSPPKLLAQESPDGPYENSESGWMEDYDYVHLQGKEEFEKTQKELLEKGNIIRQSKDQLEHQQLKQFERLEQEVSRPIDNDLSNWSPSQHYGPARGSGALCPADRQLLLFYLEQCEANLTTFTNAVDAFFTAVSTNQPPKIFVAHSKFVILSAHKLVFIGDTLSRQAKAQDVQHKVMHYSNLLCEMLKEIVATTKAAALHYPSPAASKDMVERVKELANSTQQFRMVLGQLAAM; translated from the exons ATGACGCCCCCGCGGCCGGCGGGGCCCGGCTCACCGCCCCGGCGCGGGGCTCTCTTCCAGAACGTGCTGGCCAAGGCGCTGTACGACAACGTGGCCGAGTCCCCGGACGAGCTCTCCTTCCGCAAGGGCGACATCATGACGGTGCTGGAGCGCAACACGCAGGGGCTGGACGGCTGGTGGCTCTGCTCGCTCCACGGCCGGCAGGGCATCGTCCCCGGGAACCGCCTCAAGATCCTGGTGGGGATGTACgacaagaagcagcagcagcagcagcaagcgCCCGGCCCGGCGCAGGGGCAGGCGCCGCCGCAGCCGTCGGTGCCCCAGCCGGCTCTGCCGTACCACCACCAAGGGGGATACACCCCGCTGTCGCCCGCCTCGCAGTACACACCCATGCACCCTGCTTATGCCCCCCAAGGGGACAACGTCTACCTGATGCCGGTCCCCAACAAGGGACAGCAGAGTCTGTACCCGGGCTCGGCACCCACCGGACAGTTTCCTCCTGCCCCGGCTAAGCAGCCGCCCACCTTCCCGAAGCAGGCACCTCCCCACACCTTCCCCAGCCCCGGCCAGGAGATCTACCAGGTGCCCCCCTCCCTGGGCCAGGCAGCAGAGGCGTACCCCGGGGGCTCTGCCAGTCCTCCCCAGGATGTCTACCAGGTTCCTCCCTCAGCTGGTCAGGCTCAAGAAATCTACCAGGTGCCCCCGTCGCTGGAcatgaggagctgggaagggcacAAGCCCCAGGGAAAG GTGCTGGTGCCCACCCGCATGGGGCAGGTGTATGTCTATGACTCCCCCAAGGGTGAGCAGGTTGAGTATGATTTCCCTCGCCATCTCATCTCCACGGGCTCCCAGGAGATCTACGATGTGCCACCTGTCCGAGGGGGGGTCCCGAGCCAGTTCAGCCAGGAG GTCTATGACACTCCCCCCATGGCAGTGAAGGGTCCCAATGGGCAGGACCCAGGGCAGGAGATCTACGATGTGCCTCCCAGCGTGGAGAAGAACCTGCCCCAAACT GTGTACGACGTCCCCCCCTCGGTCAGCAAGGACGTGCCGGATGGCCCGGCACGGGAGGAGACCTACGACGTGCCCCCCGCCTTCGCCAAGCAGAAAACCTTCGACCCCTCCCGCCACCCCCTCGTCCTGACCCAGCAGGAGCCCTACTTGCCAGAGGATGTCTATGATGTGCCACCGGCAGCTGGGAAGGGTGCTCCTGAGCAACCGCTCTCCCACGAGATCTACGACGTGCCCCCCAGCCTCAAGAAGCTGGGGGGATccaccttcccctcccaggAGGTGTACGACGTGCCCCGGGACCTGCACGCCCAGGGTAAGGGCTCCGTGGACACGGAAGGCGAGTACATCTACGATGTCCCACCGCAAGTGGACCGCGAGGCCAAGGGCGCCGACGCCAAGCGCCTCTCAGCCTCCAGCACGGGCAGCACCCGCAGCAACATCTCCACGTCCTCACTGGATGTGGTGCCCGTGAAGGAGCCGGCCAAGGGAGCCGGCAAGGAGTTCTCCCTGGACTTGGACGCCGCTATGGAGACACTGGCCAAGCTCCAGCACGGCGTCAGCAGCGCCGTCTCCTACCTCATGTCCTTTATCGGCACCAACTGGCGCAGCCCCGAGCACATGGAGGCCAACGCCACCAGCATCCGCGGCGCGGCCGAGGGCGTCCGGACGGCCCTCCGGGACCTGCTGGAGTTTGCCCGGGGGGCAGTGGGCAATGCTGCCCAGGCCTCGGACCGCTCCCTGTACGCCAAGCTAagcaagcagctgcagaagATGGAGGAGGTCTACCAGGCCCTGGCACGGCACGGCCAAGCGCTGGACGCTTGCCACTGGGCCCCCAGTGCGCTGACCAGCAGCAAGCCGGGCACGGATGACTTGGAGCACTTCATCATGCACTCACGTGGTGTCCCCGATGACACCAAGCAGTTGGCTTCCTTCCTGCATGGCAATGCCTCCCTCCTCTTCAAACGGACAAAGCCGGCGGCGGAGAGCGGTGGCCATGGGCCCCCTCACCCCTCCGACAAAGCCAGCAGCATCCAGTCCCggcccctgccctccccacccAAGCTGCTGGCCCAGGAGTCGCCCGACGGGCCCTACGAGAACAGTGAGAGCGGCTGGATGGAGGACTACGACTATGTCCATCTCCag GGCAAGGAGGAGTTTGAGAAGAcccagaaggagctgctggagaaaggcAACATCATCCGGCAGAGCAAGGACCAGCTGGAGCACCAGCAG CTGAAGCAGTTTGAGcggctggagcaggaggtgtcGCGCCCCATCGACAATGACCTGTCCAACTGGAGCCCCTCCCAGCACTATGGCCCGGCGCGGGGCAGCGGGGCCCTGTGTCCTGCCGACCGCCAGCTCCTCCTCTTCTACCTGGAGCAGTGCGAGGCCAACCTTACCACATTCACCAACGCTGTCGACGCCTTCTTCACCGCCGTCAGCACCAACCAACCCCCCAAGATCTTCGTGGCCCACAGCAAGTTCGTCATCCTCAGCGCCCACAAGCTCGTCTTCATTGGGGACACGCTGTCCCGCCAGGCCAAGGCCCAGGACGTCCAGCACAAGGTGATGCACTACAGCAACCTCCTCTGTGAGATGCTCAAGGAGATCGTGGCGACCACCAAGGCAGCCGCCCTCCACTACCCTTCTCCTGCCGCGTCCAAGGACATGGTGGAGCGCGTCAAGGAACTCGCCAACAGCACGCAGCAGTTCAGGATGGTGCTGGGCCAGCTGGCAGCCATGTGA